One Luteolibacter flavescens DNA segment encodes these proteins:
- the rsgA gene encoding ribosome small subunit-dependent GTPase A: MTLDELGWDENFAAAFAPYRAKGWFPARLIRETTINYSAFVGEDPDDVEEIDCVLSGKVWHDAVCDADLPAVGDWVAVELGGENEDHVIRAHLPRRSCFSRKMPGKTVEEQVIGANVDIVAVVTDSGADHNPRRMERYFALIGRSGAKAVVLVNKSDLFPADHNEACAAELRALSEEADIHITSALNGDGLEVLKSYLKDGTTMCVVGSSGVGKSTLVNQLYGEEWQWTSEVNEVTGKGRHTTTSRELVPLPEGGMLIDNPGMREIQMWTDEKTLRDSFADVEAMGHDCRFADCKHGNDKGCAIRAAIEAGTLDLHRLESFLRLDDEIEKIRRQVKKRQMTVERWAKRTHRVKARNLEDRIQLEKDERGEWRG; the protein is encoded by the coding sequence ATGACGCTCGACGAGCTCGGATGGGATGAGAATTTCGCCGCCGCCTTTGCCCCCTACCGGGCAAAAGGCTGGTTCCCCGCGCGCCTGATCCGCGAGACCACCATCAACTACTCCGCCTTCGTCGGTGAGGACCCGGACGATGTGGAGGAGATCGATTGCGTGCTCTCCGGAAAGGTCTGGCATGACGCCGTCTGCGATGCCGATCTGCCTGCCGTGGGAGACTGGGTTGCCGTCGAGCTGGGCGGGGAGAATGAGGATCACGTGATCCGCGCGCATCTCCCGCGGCGCTCGTGCTTTTCGCGGAAGATGCCCGGGAAGACCGTCGAGGAGCAGGTCATCGGGGCAAATGTCGACATTGTCGCCGTGGTCACCGATTCCGGTGCCGACCACAACCCGCGCCGGATGGAGCGTTACTTTGCCTTGATCGGTCGCAGCGGTGCGAAGGCGGTGGTGCTGGTGAACAAGTCCGACCTCTTCCCCGCGGATCACAACGAGGCCTGCGCTGCCGAGCTGCGCGCACTTTCCGAGGAGGCTGACATTCACATCACCAGCGCGCTGAATGGCGACGGGCTGGAAGTGCTGAAGTCCTACCTGAAGGATGGAACTACGATGTGCGTCGTAGGTTCCTCCGGCGTGGGGAAGTCCACGCTGGTGAACCAGCTCTACGGCGAGGAATGGCAGTGGACCAGCGAGGTGAACGAGGTGACCGGCAAGGGCCGCCACACCACCACCTCACGCGAGCTCGTCCCGCTGCCCGAGGGCGGCATGCTCATCGACAATCCCGGCATGCGGGAGATCCAGATGTGGACGGACGAGAAGACCCTCCGCGACAGCTTCGCCGACGTGGAGGCGATGGGGCACGACTGCCGCTTCGCCGACTGCAAGCACGGCAATGACAAGGGCTGCGCCATCCGCGCCGCCATCGAGGCCGGCACGCTGGACCTGCATCGCCTGGAAAGCTTCCTCCGTCTCGACGATGAGATCGAAAAGATCCGCCGCCAGGTCAAGAAGCGCCAGATGACCGTCGAGCGCTGGGCGAAGCGAACCCACCGCGTGAAGGCCCGCAACCTGGAAGACCGCATCCAGCTCGAGAAGGACGAGCGCGGCGAGTGGCGCGGGTGA
- a CDS encoding LytR/AlgR family response regulator transcription factor yields the protein MERLDGEDWKSVAGWLLAEDLDAGVNRVLGLLGRRHAADRVWVIRYDESFTFLWNTHEWVAPGITPQMGELQGLPVEAGQWMHEGLHQDGRLLIEDIGKMPRRARGLQAELQRQGIRSLLSLPVFREGRLAFQIGYDAVHARRDWPEVVFTELGDAVSLIANALWHRGPQGVAAFPAGDRESRLIHLKDGGSLVPVSEILWIEASGDYTIIHSRGKLRQTERRSVKEWESILPRKDFLRIHRGAIVQVSAIQRLDRSGGKWRLMLLPDGPQLPVGRAYHAAVRRRLGF from the coding sequence GTGGAAAGACTGGACGGCGAGGATTGGAAGTCGGTGGCGGGATGGCTGTTGGCGGAGGATCTGGATGCCGGCGTGAATCGTGTGCTGGGGCTGCTTGGCAGGCGGCACGCCGCCGACCGTGTGTGGGTCATCCGCTATGACGAGAGCTTCACTTTCCTGTGGAACACCCATGAATGGGTGGCTCCGGGCATCACCCCGCAGATGGGGGAATTGCAGGGCCTGCCGGTGGAAGCCGGGCAGTGGATGCACGAGGGCCTGCACCAGGACGGGCGACTGCTGATCGAAGATATCGGGAAGATGCCGCGAAGGGCGCGGGGACTTCAGGCGGAGTTGCAACGGCAGGGCATCCGCTCGCTGCTCTCGCTGCCCGTTTTCCGCGAGGGCAGGCTGGCCTTCCAGATCGGGTATGACGCGGTGCATGCGCGTCGGGATTGGCCGGAGGTGGTTTTCACGGAGCTGGGGGATGCCGTCTCCTTGATCGCGAATGCCCTGTGGCACCGCGGGCCGCAGGGAGTCGCTGCATTTCCCGCCGGGGATCGCGAGAGCAGGCTGATCCATCTGAAAGACGGGGGGAGTCTCGTCCCCGTCTCCGAGATCCTGTGGATCGAGGCCTCGGGGGACTACACGATCATCCACTCGAGGGGGAAGCTGCGCCAGACCGAGCGCCGCAGCGTGAAGGAGTGGGAGAGCATCCTGCCGCGGAAGGACTTCCTCCGCATCCACCGCGGGGCCATCGTGCAGGTCTCGGCGATCCAGCGGCTGGACCGCAGCGGGGGGAAGTGGCGGCTGATGCTCCTGCCGGATGGCCCGCAGCTCCCGGTTGGCCGCGCCTACCATGCGGCGGTCCGCCGTCGGCTGGGATTCTGA